A single Candidatus Peregrinibacteria bacterium DNA region contains:
- a CDS encoding phosphoribosylformylglycinamidine synthase subunit PurQ — MSSPKVLILTGYAINSEEETAFAFEQQGATPDIVHVNDLIDRRKKLSDYQIFVAPGGFAHGDHTGAGKAMANKLFNNLRDEILAFVRRDTLTLGICNGFQMITALGLVPALQEKYGERQAALMANENARVTCTWVHMKNISQKCVFTKGIEFAYYGIAHGEGKYYMEESELQKLKENDQIVFQYVEENGSPANGKYPANPNGALMDIAAVCDPTGRILGIMPHPERSLFLTNRPDFTVLKEQYLREGKSLPAEGDGQKIFENAVKYFA, encoded by the coding sequence ATGTCATCTCCCAAAGTCCTCATTCTTACTGGCTATGCGATCAACAGCGAAGAAGAAACGGCCTTTGCTTTTGAGCAACAAGGAGCAACTCCTGATATTGTTCATGTGAATGATCTGATTGATAGACGAAAAAAATTAAGCGATTATCAAATTTTTGTTGCCCCTGGTGGATTCGCTCACGGAGATCATACGGGAGCAGGAAAAGCAATGGCGAATAAACTGTTCAACAATTTGCGAGATGAAATTCTCGCATTTGTGCGCCGTGATACTCTCACTCTTGGTATTTGCAATGGCTTTCAAATGATTACGGCATTAGGCCTTGTTCCAGCACTTCAAGAAAAGTATGGAGAACGCCAAGCGGCGCTCATGGCGAATGAGAATGCAAGAGTGACGTGTACATGGGTTCACATGAAAAACATTTCCCAAAAATGTGTTTTTACGAAAGGAATTGAATTCGCATATTACGGAATAGCGCATGGCGAAGGAAAATATTATATGGAAGAATCGGAGCTTCAAAAACTCAAAGAAAATGATCAAATTGTGTTTCAGTATGTAGAGGAAAATGGTTCTCCGGCGAATGGAAAATATCCGGCAAATCCAAACGGTGCGCTCATGGATATTGCAGCGGTGTGCGATCCAACAGGAAGAATTTTGGGAATTATGCCGCATCCAGAACGAAGCCTTTTCCTGACGAATCGTCCTGATTTTACTGTTCTCAAAGAACAATATCTTCGAGAAGGGAAATCACTTCCAGCCGAAGGCGACGGACAGAAAATATTTGAGAATGCCGTGAAATATTTCGCATAA